The Engystomops pustulosus chromosome 2, aEngPut4.maternal, whole genome shotgun sequence genomic interval AGCATAAGTATAAAAAGGAAAAGCTTGGTTGCCAGCTCGTGTTATTATATAGATATAGCTTGATGCACACATATTTTTCTAGCTAAGAAGCATTTGTTGGATGACATCAGTTTTTATCTTTCCATCACATCTGCAGTACGGGTTAGAAAGATGACTGCAATTAGTAGCCGCAATGTCTTTTCCTCTTAGCATTGCCAGAACACACACAGCGCAAAATATGGCAACCAGTTTGGCTAAGACAAAATGTataattgtatatgtatatataaaatgtataattatggATAAACTATTTTTCattcatataaatatattttgcTTTAGGACTTACATTATGCGCActtgccggtgccgatgcgccaaaatccaatcgtgtgcgacaaaaagcccttctaaatgcggcgcacatcagaAATCATCGGATGTTCCGACAACAGTGCGgttcgcagacccttagtaaatgagccccacagtatcATAGTTGGTGAGGTTAAAAAAgaacacaggtccatcaagtcttACCTATGATCCTGGCTACAGTGTTTTAAAGCACGAAACTATGGTATACTAAAGCAAGCTTATTAtacttattttttacatttctacaTGAGAGTATGTTTACACATTGAAGAGATCTAGTTTGTGTACAGAATATTTTATAGGCAATGTTCCATTAGAATACAATGCCAACGTTATTGGCACCCATGAAGTACATAATCCAGTGACACTATTTTCGTGTTTACAGCTTGTGTTAAATACAAAAGAGAAATGTTAAATAAtgattaaaaactaaaaataaccggtagaaaaaaatgaaaattactgGTACTGGTACTGTTTAcatcagtgttccccaaccaggttggggaccactgctttacattaaaggacatctaccttcagTATAGTGCTGGTAGAAGTttcctagtaagaagttcctgaggaacttttattataactctatatcctgCGATCGCAAAAatgtagagttataaaagttatgcaaattagtctggggCGCTCAGGCTATGTCACCCAAGTGCCTCAGGGAGCCTTGTATTTTAATATATGCATACCCCACTTAATGAtcattcctcaggaacttcttactaggacaatctaccatcactaaactgatggtagatgtgctgatggtagatgtgcccctatggagcagatttatcaagagtctgaaagtcagaatatttctagttgcccatggcaaccaatcacagctcccctttaaaatattcatgagcactggtaaaatgaaagccgagctgtgattggttgccatgggcaactggaaatattctgactttcagactcttgataaatctgccccatagtattgtCTCACCTATGATTGTTGATTCCTGGGTGACATGCATTAGCGAATGAAGGTCTTAGCCTTTTTTCCTTTGTGTCGTTTCCAGCCTCTCCATTTTGACCAAAAAATGGATTTGTGCATTTACTTCTACTAAAGTAGGTGCAGACAACCCCTTTCATTTCATAGTAGTTTTAATTCTGTATTTTCCAAAATGCACACATAGTGGAAAAACATATTTAGAGCCATATTTGAAGAACGCTTGGTAAAGAACGAGTTGCTGAGCGTATTTAGCAATTGTCTTGCATCTGGATATAATTATGTGAGGAGAATGGAGCTTTGCTGTGTCAGAAATCCCTCCTACAAGGAAAAGTAGCCAGGCATTCCAAAGTTGTGAGCTGGAACCAGTGCAGGAGAACACAACAGTGCCCAAAGTCTTTTCACAATCGCTAGGAGAAAGTCTGCTGGAATAAGAATCTTTTGCAAAGCAACCAAGGAGGAAGCCAAAGATGGTTGGGATTGTGGCCTGCGTCCTTCTTTCTTTTGTCACTGCAGTTAACTCCCAGGTTCAGACTGCATTTTTGGAGTACATGCAAACAAGGATGGGTTCTTTAGAGGTAAGTGAGATGTGGCCACCATTAAAATATTATTTCATGGTTTAAGTTGACAGATAATGTCTTCACTTTAACGAAGACAGTATCTGTAGTATAAGATCTTCATATAAATCATAGACTATACAAAGCTGTAAAGTTTAAACTTTTCCCATACCTTTAATGGATTTAGCATGTATACAAGTGCAAAACTTTAATTTACTGCATGTTCTGACAGTCTTCTGCAATTTGGCTAAGTCTGGAGAACCACAAATTGGAGACCATTGGTCTAGAATAtagatgacatcaaaataaagcaaatacatttttacatttctccTGGTCATGTAAATAATTAACCCAGCATGTGCTCATCCCCTTTGTATGAAATGACAGgaaaatacattttctaaaacATGAAACACATGGATTACATCAAAGGGAACTTTTGAACAGCTGTCAAGGTACTTAAATAAAGCTCCTCATCTTCCACTGAAAAGAAAGAAATCACAAAATTACTAAAATTCTATATGGCATTATCTATAACATTTGGAGAAAAAATAGAAACTTTAATTCCTATTTTTTGTTTGATACATTTCTCAGGAGAGCAGATATCAAGCATAGCAGGGGTGTGAATGTCCTAAAAATATCATGACCCACCCCTTTTGTGCACACTACTAAGGTCTGTAAGATGAAAACATACTTTATCTTTAAACTTGGACCTAGGGGACTACATGTATACAACTATCCACTTGTTTTTTTGCCATGTGAAATCTGATACTCATGACCTATCCTTATTGATGACATTGCCATGTGTTGCTAAGTGCTATTGTGGTCCACTATATCACCATGTCTAGGTATTATCAATACTGCATCATTTATTAGTAGTCACCATACTCATCTCTGCCAATTCTTAGTTGCAAAGGGACAAAAAGAAAGTCTCTTTGGCTTCTGTGGGGCTTCTGTGTGCTTATACTGCTAAAAAtaaggatggatggatggatggattgaGGTGTAGGAATTTCCTCCATTAGAGCACATTAATTCTTAATTCCTCGTGGTATGAATGTGGTAATGACAGTAATGGGGATAATGGagattttttgcattttcataaaGGTCTAAAGATGTTTAGAATAATTATTCAAATAAGGAGTAAAATATGTGTACCATAAGAGTTCCACGTCTGGTTGATTACAAGTTCTGACTACTTGTGACTTAGTAAAACTGCATCCATACAGTAGACTGGAAGCATATGGAAATGatgtaaatactgtataaacACAAGCACAATGCCATATTGTAGAGCCTGGATGTAATTACGAGTATGTAACTTTCTGCATATAATATTCTGCATATTACATGATAACTATTTCAAATAAtaatatactttttattttaataaagattTTAACCATTATACTTTTCTAATCTAAGGATAGAGCTATATACAGAGGAGCATCATCCTGTGTGGTAGCCACTCAGGAGATAAATTATACAATGTTGGGGGGGGGCCTTAAAATAAATATACTACACCGGCCCTCCAGTGTGATTTATATAAGAAGGGGTCAGTGGCCGGCAAGGAGCTGTGGCTTAATGATTAAAAAAATCCCATTTAGTGTACACAGAAAGCTGGGAGTTATGGTAATGTAATGGCCCATATTAGATTTTATGGTGATGTGACCTGGATTCACCAGAATAAATATAGGTCTCGGTGGCCAACAAAGGTTGAAATGGAAGGGGCTGACTATAACAATCAGAAAGATAATTGGACAAGAGATTATAAATTCAGAATCCCAAATAATACAACCCGTAAAGAAATCAGtagcacattatatatactgtaagtatataatatatgtatatatatgtatatacaattacgtatatgtatgtacagtttcATAAATCTGTAACACACTTGTTCATGTTTTTGTATTTGCCTTACATTTATCAAAACATTATCTTGATCTGAAAGTACTCAATTATTTTCTGTTACTTATATGAGGCACTTCTGCGTTCCCCATGCTACCGGCAGAGTGCGTGACCTTTCTTTCCACTTTTCTGTCCTATAATTATTTTCAAAGAGCAAATTTGTGTGTAGCCACATCAAAGGTCAATATGTTCTGCACAAAAAATCTCTTGAAAAGCTGATATTCACACAGCAGTGGTCCATCTTCAGAGAGTGAAAATATACAAGTGAGGTTTCTGTGAGACCCTGTGCTTAAATCCACATAAcaatttaaaggagtattctatttttaaattttaaaatataatctCCAAGAATAGTATATAAGCGTTCTCCAAATAGTGTCAGAACTACTGCTGTAAAGCCACAGCTATGGGGCTGTAGGGTAGGGGGCCCATGACCTGATGCCACTGGTATCATACACCGGGGACTGCCTGGGCAGAGCCGCAGAGCACAGGTAATAATTTTTTGAGTTATTTGTCCAGGTGATAATTGATTGTCCATTGATCATCTACGCAATTTAGGATTTTACAAGGTGAAGGAGAAAAGGTTAAATCTGCCCATTTTATAAAAATTCATATTTGAAATTGATGCagaggggtagatttacttacccagtcttgTCGTGATCCCAcggtgtgttgtccgatgaggattcgggtctgctgcgatttactaagatcgtgcccggagttcctgcatccgtcgcttctgcgccgaggtccaccggagttcacctgcttcttcctggtgcatgtgagtgcttgatcttgcgacacatttctgtttttaaattccgcagtttgtccgaatccatcgggttgtccggcggccacgcccccgacttctgtcgcatgcaagcgtGCGCGAAAAACCCCGGGGAATTTGGCACAAAACGTAAATAATCGCAAAACCCAACGAAAgagcagcgttcggacccttagtaaatgtgccccaaatttGTTCAAGTAGTAACATAACTTTGGACAATGATATGTTTCATGGTCAGTTTCATCCAGTGCttcaataaaatgtaattggTCTTCTGAATAATGCATTAAAGTTCTCCTGCTTGCTCATAATTTAAACTTTGCCTTTGCAATTGCTGGAAACATGCAAAAGGtgttggtatacagtatataccattgtACTGTAACTCTAAGTAATATCTTGTTTGGCTGCAGGAGAGAATCGCCCAATGGCACGATCACAGCAGTCGCTACAGCTCAGAGCTTCGTGACTTCAAGAACCAGGTCCTAAAGATGCTGGAGAACATAGAGAAGGAACGGGATACAGTAAGAAATGAGTTAGAAAACTCAAATGTTCGACTGGACCGGCTAGAAAGAGAAGTGGACTACCTTGAAACTCAGAACCCAGCGCCGCCATGTGTAGACATTGATGAGAAATTGACAGAACTTCATCagcagaaaaagaagaagaaggaaaaatATGAAAAGCTAACAGGTAAGGTTCTTCCTGGTTGTTCAGTGACAATGCTACCTGTTAATTACTGATTCAATAATTGATCCTTGAAAACCTAACACTAATTTCTCCATAGATGTTTTCATTTTGAAAACATATGAGAATTTAGGCCCACAAGCTGTCACCAACCTGTTTTGCAGAATAGTTTGAGAATCACATGGATGTACTTTACAGCATTTCACTGAAAAATGTATAAGAATGCTGAGTATAACATCCCAGTGTAAAGAGTAACAGTGGGATGTGTCCTCCTGGCTTGTCTAATTTCCTTTAGATCAAGTACATTGATCGTCCTCCATTTTGTGTTACAAAGAAGCGAGACcagttgcaccacaaaagggttgcgtgcgccacaatgaCTGTGTACTCACTTCTTAAGTACCTAGTCTTTTTAGCCTGAAAAATGtgtacagtccgacaaaagtgcagcacgcTACTCTTGAAATTTGGATCTCAAAATTATGTCTAAAGGGTTTTGCATTACAAGCAGCTTTCAAAAAGTATATGCAATTGCCAACCCAAGGTTCTGTAGCTCAGTAGACTGGTGTAGACAGTAATTTTTCGGAAAACATTTAGTAAAAATTATGGTATGCAGGTATAGGGATGTTTATGTAAAGGGATGTCTTTTTTTGGTTTAATTTAAGTGTCATTGCAAGGGATTTGCCCAAGTGTCTGAGATTGAGACAAAACAGAGATACACACAGGATAGGGCCAACAACCCCCCTGTGGGAAGTGGTTGGGGAGAGACACAAAAAGAAAGGTAATCTATGATGACTTGCTGATCCACCTCTCGTAGAGCATTTAGGTTACTTTATTTATAGCAAAATACTGGGTCTGCACCTTGAAGGCTAAACATGACAGTTCACAGAACAGTTCGCATATTACCATATTAGTCCTCTTTAAAAATCATGATAAAGCTTTAGTAACAAAGGGGGAAGTGTTTAGCTAAGAGTTAATGGTAAAGATAACATTCACAGTTATGTACAATATCTATTTTTAGATTGAAATAAGTTTATTAAAATTATACATTAACTTGCTCTAACATTAGCAAATGCTATTTATTGTttctataataaaaagttatggatgatttttccaatataccttcggTATCAATTCCTTACGATCTTCtacatttctgcttgctgtcattctatagaaaactgaACTGTTTACTCCCAGTGGATACAAGTTTGTccatggtcaagtgatgtcacacaggtgcacagcttgttattacacagctctgattactctaatgaaccatgcacctgtgtgaccatggacaaatttttgttcattggaagtaaacatttttaaagaacaacaacaagcagagatctagaaaacccaaaggaattggtacagaaagtatactgcaaAAATTAATGGctcttcatcatacaaacaaaaatatttatttgttaAAATGGGAACAACGCTTTAACTTACAGTCATCACAACTGGTAAAACTGATTCAAAGATGCCGatttgaagataaaaaaaaaattaaggagaCTGACAAATGATATATGTGAACAGCATTTATATGACAGAGGGTTCTTTAGCCATGCATCATGCATATTACCATATCCCTGCAAGAAGCTATTACATTCAATAGATGTTGACCCACTAGATTCTTGAGATTCAGTACaccaaaaataagctttttttatATTCAATTAAAGATAGCATAGCTTGGATGAAGGTGGTAGGCAGTGCAGATTGCCATAGTGCTACCTTTTGTTATTGCTTTTTTATGCAGGCTAAATGCCATGATGGATTTATGAAAAAGAATTGGCTGTTCATTGACAGTTCCATGTTACAAGATATTCAGAAAATAAATCATGGCCCTTTTTCTACCACCAAGTTACGAGAACACTAAATTCAAACACCCAAACCAACTTTATACATGGAAAAGACCCACAATGGACTACTCAATGAACATGTACAAGCTCTTTATGCACAACTACTCTTAAATATACTAACAAATGAAAGTGGCTGCATGTTTACTGTAAGTTCACAGGGGTTAGTGGAACCTACCTCTCATGTTATAATAGGTTGTCCGAAGGCCGAGATTGAAGAAAATGTGGAACCAGATGTGATGCTGAGTCCTCCTATCACACGAAAGTCATGTAAGTGGGTTCCATTAATCCCATTTcaaattttccttttttaaagttttcttttctatctttaaaggggttttataagATATGTTTTAAGTGCACCATGGCCCATAAATATCTTTTCTGCTACAGCACCCGAGGCTTCTtcgtgttaacccattcattacaatgtgcttcagcaaattgtaatgaatgaggaggaaaatccccatatactgccagtatggcagtatataataggatcgatcagacaacctagggttaaaaaagtaccctagggagtctgaaaaatggtaaaaacttaaaaaacataaaaattcaaatcacccccctttccatagaactgatataaatataaataaatagtaaaaatcataaacacattaggtatcgaccgACGTGTGcaaaaatacccgatctatcaaaatataacttttttcactgcgtttaaccacataatggaaaatggcgcccaaagtcacaaaaaatgacaccacccacaactccgttTATGTGTATGAAAAAGCTCTTAGCGCCAGAAGATcaaaaaaatccccccaaaaatttttgtacaggaagttttaatttttgaaaatgtatgaaaacattataaaacctatacaaatttggtatcttcataatcgtaccgacccaaagaataaagtagacatgtcatttggggcgtacagtgtacagctctgtacatggaaaaataaaaaagttggtggggagtgaaaaatgaaaacgcaaaaagggctgcggcgtgaagaggttaaactcgagtcaataagttttcccagtttcttgaggtaaaattaggtgccttggcttatacttgagtatatatggtactttttcAATACAAAAAACTGTCTTGCTACTGTAGTAAatttctttttcttctgcattgcaccctttttttataaaatacatttttccttTATATATTTCTCCTCTAACGTGATTTAATTTCACTTTGATTGGTCTAGATGTTTGACATATTCTTTCCCACATGgacattttaaaatataaattgtGTTTTAGtattgtatgtaaaaaaaaacctttcacttGAATGCTATGTTTGTTTAAAGAAACTGGTGTAAAAGCTGTATAGTTGCCATGGTCAATAATTacttccctttccctagaacataaataaaaataatcaagAAGATGTTAGGTATCCAGAATCAATcattcaaaaaaaaaacccattcaaATATAcagctttaggctacattcacatacatgcatgggggatgtatatatgaccgatgtatatacagtgtatatatgtcccacatacatggcaatgggtgcacggcacccTAGGGGAGCGGTTTGGTACCGcacgtgtgtggcaccataccaaagtcgggagaaagataggacatgccctatctttctccAGAATACAGCTCCGTATgcaatgttcctctatggagagggccggggTGAGCAGCACTACGGTATGGCAGGAACACGATAATGTGTGATTTCTCCAATCCTGTATTTCCATTCTGTATGAATCCATATATACATGACGATTATTAtccgtatgtgcatgtatgtcactGTATTCCTACCATATCcctataaaatacggtgggttggtaaatgatggatggctgactattggctggctgacagaaagcacctcccactggttctagatactgcatgtatatacggcagcatatggtgcacaatCATGTGTAGCATGTATTTAGCCCGAATTTTATACGTtctcattgatttctatgggccgTACAGAACATAAATACTGTGGATAATAAGATATGCTCTATGTTTTATGCGACTCGCATATGGTACAGAATCGTGGGCCATacggccatgtaaatggatggccgtattgcccattgaaatgaataggACCTTATGCTACCCATATATATGGCTATATAtatggccgttttcatacgtttgtgtaaatgtagccttactcttttCTGCAATCCTTCACGCAAAAAAATCAATACATACTTTGAAGTACAAAAAATTATGGTCATTCAAATATGgttaaaaaaagttttgttctggaagattattattttttaaggctATTAAACATACTGATCCAAATAATAAAAGGGATACACCATAATATCTGTAAAAAACAGAACCTGTAAGAAAATGGCACACCTGCATAAATTGTACTGCAAAAGAGCTGCTGCATTAATGGgttaataaaacaaaacaaagcaaATAATTTTTTGTAACTTGCAGGTTACAAACCATTTGTGTAGTCTAATCCTGTAGTCACTCTTTGAGAATACTGGTGTCTGATTTCTTTCTTTGGTTCAACACCTTATAATTTTATCTCTTATAATCCTTCTACTTTTGTAGATTGCAGTGACACTATTTCTCAAGTGAATGCCATGAAAATCCTAAAGCGCTTTGGAAGTAGCTCTGGCCTTTGGACAAAGGACCCAATTGGAAATTCAGAAAAAGTCTATGTTTTTGATGGGGCTGGCAATGATACAGTATTTGTGTTCTCTCGCATGAAGGAATTCACTCTTTCATCTTCAACACGCAAAGTGCCTCGTATCAAACTTCCTTATCCGTGGATTGGCACTGGACATATAGTTTATGGAGGTAACTTGTATTATATCAGGCAAGATGAGGAATTCCAAGTTATAAAATTCAACCTGACAACCAAAACTATAGTTGATAGTGCTGTCCTACCCATTGAAGATCAAGTACCAGTATATGGACTGTCGAAGTACAACTACATAGACATAGCGGCAGATGAAGAAGGTCTTTGGGTCATCTACGCCACCAGAGAGAATGAGAAGAACATCTGCTTAGCCAAACTAGATCCAGGCAGCCTTGGCATCGAGCAGATGTGGGATACTCCATGCCCCATAGAAAATGCAGAAAGTGCCTTTGTTGTATGTggtactctatatgtggtgtataACACTAAGCTTCCGAGTCGCTCTCGTATTCAGTGTATCTTTGATGTCAGTGGCACCATCTCCACTGAACATGTCCCAGTGGTCTACTTCCCAAAACGATATGGATCTCAttccagcatgaagtacaacCCCAAGGAAAAGCAGATCTATGCCTGGGATGATGGATATCAGATCCTATATAAACTTAGCCTGAAGCCTAAGGATGAACTGTATTAGAGCTAATTCTTAATTTGTATGTATCTATTGGCATTTTAAAGATTTGTACACAAAATAGTCCACACATGGCATTAAAACACCTAACTGAGATAATAATGTGTTTCGCTGTCTACTTATCCTAGAAACGTCATTTCTATTTACACATTCTAATTCCAAATTGTTTGTCACCCATCAATGTGACCTTTCTCATTGCGATAATATTGTACTTTAATCCCAAAAACTCATTATAATTATAATCAATACTGTACTGACAATCGTAAGGTAGCTAATTGCGCTATATGAAGCCATTGTATTTTCTGCCTTATATATTAAACCGGTAGTACTGCACACCAAGTCGTTGGGTACTCTGTGGAAGCATTTTGCATCCAATGGTATACATAGTAAGTATCCATGGCCATATCTAAATATTGTAGGTTATTCTCTGTCTATACAATATATGAAGTGTCTgattactgagacccccagagATTAGAAAAATTGTGGTCTGCAATTCCCTCAATGTTCCTTTTATAAGGGGCGAAGCCATGGTGCACATGCTTAAGTACCAGTTTATTTACTTCTATGTGATCTCTGGGTCTGACAGTCCTAGAAGTTTGTTGGTCCACTGAAGAACTCACTTGTAGGCTTTCGATCTTCTGATCACTGGGGGATGCTAGTAGTTGGACCCCAGAgaccagacattttttttaaccaatattGCAAAATACTATTAATTGGGCTTTCAATCTGGAATATAAATTTGTTGTGGACAATTACGGAAGAGTACAAATAGAAGATGGATTATACGATTCATAACATGTGCTCGCTATAGTCTGGGATTATTGTGCCACTATGTATTGCGAGTAGTAAGAAGAAATAATAATAGCATGTTTTTATTGATCTAGGTTTTGCACAAATTATGTGTGCAAGAGAAAGAATGCTATTAAAAAAACAAGTTCATATTGCTAAAAAGATAGATTGATTGACAACTTTATTTGCACAGAATATTAGACCTtaatatgacatgatgtggatATTCACTTTGACATTTAAAGGGGCAGAAACGCAGCCCAGGCCTATTGTGAACTGATCTTTCAATGCatattaaaataacaaaacaaacgTTCAGAGAACTAAAATAACTATATCACTGATATCTCTACTGCAGATTCTAAATATTCATCTATTACGAAACAAAGGAAGCAGGGTGGTTAAGATGCCCCCCAAAGAACTTGtgcttcacttaaaggggtattcccatctgggcatataaattaaattaaattcatttgccatctataaacatttctacaattgg includes:
- the OLFML3 gene encoding olfactomedin-like protein 3 isoform X1 → MVGIVACVLLSFVTAVNSQVQTAFLEYMQTRMGSLEERIAQWHDHSSRYSSELRDFKNQVLKMLENIEKERDTVRNELENSNVRLDRLEREVDYLETQNPAPPCVDIDEKLTELHQQKKKKKEKYEKLTGCPKAEIEENVEPDVMLSPPITRKSYCSDTISQVNAMKILKRFGSSSGLWTKDPIGNSEKVYVFDGAGNDTVFVFSRMKEFTLSSSTRKVPRIKLPYPWIGTGHIVYGGNLYYIRQDEEFQVIKFNLTTKTIVDSAVLPIEDQVPVYGLSKYNYIDIAADEEGLWVIYATRENEKNICLAKLDPGSLGIEQMWDTPCPIENAESAFVVCGTLYVVYNTKLPSRSRIQCIFDVSGTISTEHVPVVYFPKRYGSHSSMKYNPKEKQIYAWDDGYQILYKLSLKPKDELY
- the OLFML3 gene encoding olfactomedin-like protein 3 isoform X2; the protein is MVGIVACVLLSFVTAVNSQVQTAFLEYMQTRMGSLEERIAQWHDHSSRYSSELRDFKNQVLKMLENIEKERDTVRNELENSNVRLDRLEREVDYLETQNPAPPCVDIDEKLTELHQQKKKKKEKYEKLTDCSDTISQVNAMKILKRFGSSSGLWTKDPIGNSEKVYVFDGAGNDTVFVFSRMKEFTLSSSTRKVPRIKLPYPWIGTGHIVYGGNLYYIRQDEEFQVIKFNLTTKTIVDSAVLPIEDQVPVYGLSKYNYIDIAADEEGLWVIYATRENEKNICLAKLDPGSLGIEQMWDTPCPIENAESAFVVCGTLYVVYNTKLPSRSRIQCIFDVSGTISTEHVPVVYFPKRYGSHSSMKYNPKEKQIYAWDDGYQILYKLSLKPKDELY